From the Malus domestica chromosome 17, GDT2T_hap1 genome, one window contains:
- the LOC103426148 gene encoding uncharacterized protein, with protein sequence MVAEYNSAMFRISSQLKLCGETITEGDMLEKTFSTFHASYVLLQQQYREIGFTKYNQLISVLIVVEQNNKLLMKNHQSRPTGSSPFPEMNVASFEGNTTSSRGNNYKRGNGHKRGRWNGKDKNHGVQFHNQVPRYNPGPSFKNANRQKDKAHMNTPRNPERVCHRCGGNGHRARTRRTPKHLVDLYQASLKEKGVETNFLDQAQPMEIFDPVSNLSRQLNTTHLDVSNFIIERGKEVYGSD encoded by the coding sequence ATGGTGGCTGAATACAATTCTGCAATGTTCAGAATTAGTTCCCAGTTGAAGCTCTGTGGAGAAACAATAACTGAGGGCGATatgctggaaaagactttcagcaccTTTCATGCCTCATACGTGCTCCTACAACAGCAGTATAGAGAAATAGGCTTTACCAAgtacaaccagctgatatctgtACTTATTGTAGTCGAGCAAAACAATAAGCttctgatgaagaatcatcaatcccgacctactggatcaTCACCATTCCCAGAAATGAATGTTGCTTCCTTTGAAGGAAATACCACATCCTCTCGTGGAaataattacaaacgaggaAATGGCCACAAGCGAGGCCGGTGGAATGGGAAAGACAAGAACCATGGTGttcagtttcacaaccaggttccaaggtATAATCCAGGCCCGAGctttaagaatgcaaatcgCCAGAAAGACAAAGCTCATATGAACACTCCTAGAAATCCTGAAAGAgtttgccataggtgtggtggcaatgggcaCCGGGCGCGTACCCgtcgtaccccaaaacatctAGTCGATCTGTATCAAGCCTCCCTtaaggagaagggtgtcgagaccAATTTCCTCGACCAAGCTCAACCAatggaaatatttgatccagtgTCCAATTTATCAAGACAGTTGAACACAACCCATCTAGATGTTTCAAACTTTATTATTGAAAGAGGGAAAGAAGTTTATGGGTCTGATTGA